One Vigna unguiculata cultivar IT97K-499-35 chromosome 11, ASM411807v1, whole genome shotgun sequence DNA window includes the following coding sequences:
- the LOC114169642 gene encoding T-complex protein 1 subunit beta-like: MAIDRIFKDEASEEKGERARMASFVGAMAIADLVKTTLGPKGMDKILQSTGRGREVTVTNDGATILKSLHIDNPAAKVLVDISKVQDDEVGDGTTSVVVLAGELLREAEKLVAAKIHPMTIISGFRMAAECARNALLVKVVDNKDDSEKFRSDLLNIAMTTLSSKILSQDKEHFASLAVDAVMRLKGSTNLESIQIIKKPGGSLKDSFLDEGFILDKKIGIGQPKRIENAKILVANTAMDTDKVKIYGARVRVDSMARVAQIETAEKEKMREKVQKIIGHGINCFVNRQLIYNFPEELFADAGILAIEHADFDGIERLALVTGGEIASTFDNPESVKLGQCDLIEEIMIGEDKLIHFSGVAMGQACTIVLRGASHHVLDEAERSLHDALCVLSQTVNDSRVLLGGGWPEMVMAKEVDALAKKTPGKRSLAIEAFSRALLAIPTIIADNAGLDSAELISQLRAEHQKEGCTAGIDVISGSVGDMAERGICEAFKVKQAVLLSSTEAAEMILRVDEIITCAPRRREDRM, from the exons ATGGCG ATTGATAgaatttttaaagatgaagccAGTGAAGAAAAAGGGGAGCGAGCCAGAATG GCTTCTTTTGTTGGAGCCATGGCTATTGCTGACTTGGTCAAGACAACCTTAGGGCCAAAGGGAATG GATAAAATTTTGCAGTCTACAGGTAGAGGACGTGAAGTTACTGTCACTAATGATGGGGCTACAATCTTGAAGTCCCTCCATATTGATAACCCAGCTGCTAAAGTCCTTGTGG ACATATCAAAAGTACAAGATGATGAAGTTGGGGATGGAACCACCTCTGTCGTTGTTTTGGCTGGTGAACTTTTAAGGGAGGCGGAAAAGCTGGTTGCAGCCAAGATTCATCCAATGACAATAATATCAG GTTTCCGAATGGCAGCAGAGTGTGCTCGAAATGCATTGTTGGTGAAGGTTGTGGACAACAAAGATGATTCTg AGAAATTCAGGTCAGACTTACTGAACATTGCAATGACAACTTTGAGCTCCAAGATTCTTTCACAGGACAAGGAGCATTTTGCAAGTTTAGCTGTGGATGCTGTAATGAGGCTGAAG GGAAGCACTAATTTAGAATCTATCCAGATTATAAAGAAACCTGGAGGCTCACTGAAGGATTCATTCTTAGATGAAGG ATTCATTCTTGACAAGAAAATCGGTATTGGACAACCCAAAAGGATTGAGAATGCAAAGATACTGGTGGCCAACACTGCCATGGATACAGACAAAGTGAAGATATACGGTGCACGCGTTCGTGTTGATTCTATGGCTAGAGTTGCTCAGATTGAAACAGctgagaaagagaaaatgagagaaaaggTGCAGAAGATAATAGGTCATGGTATCAACTGTTTTGTTAACAGGCAGTTGATTTACAATTTTCCAGAGGAGCTCTTTGCCGATGCGGGGATATTGGCTATTGAGCATGCTGATTTTGATGGTATTGAGCGTCTGGCTCTGGTAACTGGCGGTGAAATTGCATCAACCTTTGATAATCCCGAGTCTGTTAAGCTTGGGCAATGTGACCTTATTGAGGAGATTATGATTGGCGAGgataaactaattcatttctctGGTGTTGCCATGGGGCAGGCCTGTACAATAGTTCTGAGAGGTGCTAG CCACCATGTTCTCGATGAGGCTGAGAGGTCTTTGCATGATGCCCTGTGTGTGCTATCACAGACTGTAAATGACAGCAGAGTGTTGCTTGGAGGTGGGTGGCCCGAGATGGTGATGGCAAAGGAAGTGGATGCATTGGCTAAGAAAACTCCAGGAAAGAGGTCTCTTGCTATTGAGGCATTCTCCCGTGCACTTTTGGCTATCCCAACAATCATTGCTGATAATGCTGGTTTGGACAGTGCTGAGTTGATTTCTCAGCTCCGTGCAGAGCATCAGAAGGAGGGCTGTACTGCAGGAATTGACGTTATTTCTGGTTCT GTTGGAGACATGGCTGAACGGGGTATATGCGAAGCATTCAAAGTCAAACAAGCTGTATTGCTATCTTCAACAGAGGCAGCTGAGATGATCCTCAGAGTTGACGAAATAATCACGTGTGCTCCAAGGAGAAGAGAAGATAGAATGTAA
- the LOC114168259 gene encoding pentatricopeptide repeat-containing protein At3g29230-like, translating to MAMQMQVPVGGRVPTWFSRRRLLEEKLCYLHKCTNLNHVNQILAQILKANLHRDLFVAPKLIAAFSLCRHLTAAVNVFNQLPHPNVHLYNCIIRAYTNNHSHPSLPFNAFLQMQKNGLFPDNFTYSSLLKACIDSSSLPLVRMIHAHVEKIGLYGDIFVPNSLIDSYSRCGSSGLDAAMSLFLVMEERDVVTWNSMIGGLVRCGELECACKLFDEMPERDMVSWNTMLDGYTKAGEMEKAFELFERMPERNVVSWSTMVCGYSKAGDMDMARVLFDRCPGKNVVLWTTIIAGYAEKGNAREATELYGKMEEAELRPDDGFLFSILAACAESGMLELGRRIHTSVKKWRFRCSSKVLNAFIDMYAKCGCLDAASEVFIGMMAKRDVVSWNSMIQGFAMHGHGKKALELFSRMVDEGFEPDRCTFIGLLCACTHAGLVNEGRKCFYSMEKVYGIVPEIEHYGCMVDLLGRGGHLEEAFTLVRSMPMKPNAIILGTLLNACRMHNDVDLARAVCEQLFKLEPSDAGNYSLLSNIYAQAGDWMNMANVRLQMKNTGRQKPSGASFIEVEEEVHEFTVFDQSHPKSDDIYRMIDRLVEDLQQVGFVPMIHQ from the coding sequence ATGGCAATGCAAATGCAAGTTCCGGTGGGAGGGAGAGTGCCCACATGGTTTTCTCGCCGGAGATTACTGGAAGAGAAGCTCTGCTACCTCCACAAGTGCACCAACCTCAACCATGTCAACCAAATCCTTGCCCAAATTCTCAAAGCTAATCTCCACCGTGACCTCTTCGTCGCTCCCAAACTCATCGCCGCCTTCTCCCTCTGCCGCCACCTCACTGCCGCCGTCAACGTCTTCAACCAGCTCCCCCACCCCAACGTCCACCTCTACAACTGCATCATCAGAGCTTACACCAACAACCATTCACACCCCTCTTTACCCTTCAACGCTTTCCTCCAAATGCAGAAAAACGGTCTCTTCCCTGATAACTTCACCTACTCTTCTCTCCTTAAGGCTTGTATCGACTCTTCCTCGCTCCCCTTGGTCCGAATGATTCATGCCCATGTTGAAAAAATCGGTCTTTACGGGGATATTTTCGTGCCCAATTCACTCATTGATTCGTACTCCAGGTGCGGGAGTTCCGGGCTTGATGCGGCCATGAGCTTGTTTTTGGTCATGGAGGAAAGGGATGTGGTCACTTGGAACTCTATGATTGGTGGGTTGGTCCGATGTGGGGAATTGGAGTGTGCGTGCAAGctgtttgatgaaatgcctGAAAGGGATATGGTTAGTTGGAACACGATGTTGGATGGGTACACCAAGGCGGGGGAGATGGAGAAGGCGTTTGAGCTGTTTGAGAGAATGCCTGAGAGGAATGTTGTTTCATGGTCGACTATGGTTTGTGGGTATAGTAAGGCTGGTGACATGGACATGGCAAGGGTGCTGTTTGATAGGTGTCCGGGGAAGAATGTGGTGCTTTGGACGACGATAATAGCGGGGTATGCAGAGAAGGGGAATGCGAGGGAGGCGACGGAGTTATATGGGAAAATGGAGGAGGCTGAATTGAGGCCTGATGATGGGTTTTTGTTTAGTATTTTGGCGGCCTGTGCTGAATCTGGAATGCTTGAGTTAGGGAGGAGAATTCACACGTCTGTGAAGAAGTGGAGGTTTAGATGTAGCAGTAAGGTGTTGAATGCGTTTATTGATATGTACGCCAAGTGTGGTTGTTTGGATGCTGCATCTGAAGTCTTTATTGGAATGATGGCGAAGAGAGATGTGGTGTCTTGGAATTCCATGATCCAGGGGTTTGCCATGCACGGACATGGCAAGAAAGCGCTTGAGCTTTTCTCTAGAATGGTAGACGAAGGTTTTGAGCCAGATAGATGTACATTTATTGGCCTCTTGTGTGCTTGCACCCATGCAGGACTTGTTAACGAAGGGCGCAAATGCTTTTACTCAATGGAGAAAGTGTACGGGATCGTTCCTGAAATTGAACATTATGGTTGCATGGTGGACCTTCTTGGACGTGGGGGACACCTAGAAGAAGCTTTCACGCTTGTGCGCAGCATGCCTATGAAACCAAATGCCATTATATTGGGTACTCTTTTGAATGCTTGTCGGATGCATAATGATGTAGATCTTGCAAGAGCGGTGTGTGAACAACTGTTTAAGTTGGAGCCATCAGATGCTGGGAATTACTCCCTTCTGTCAAATATTTATGCTCAAGCAGGAGATTGGATGAATATGGCCAATGTAAGGTTACAAATGAAGAACACAGGAAGGCAAAAGCCTTCAGGGGCTAGTTTCATAGAGGTAGAGGAAGAAGTGCACGAATTTACTGTATTTGATCAGTCACACCCTAAATCTGATGATATATATCGGATGATTGATAGATTGGTTGAGGACCTCCAGCAGGTTGGATTTGTTCCAATGATACACCAATAG
- the LOC114168260 gene encoding T-complex protein 1 subunit beta-like yields the protein MQGSTNLESIQIIKKPGGSPKDSFLDEGFILDKKIGIGQPKRIENAKILVANTAMDTDKVKIYGARVRVDSMARVAQIETAEKEKMREKVQKIIGHGINCFVNRQLIYNFPEELFADAGILAIEHADFDGIDCLALVTGGEIASTFDNPESVKLGHCDLIEEIMIGEDKLIHFSGVAMGHACTIFLRGASHHVLDEAERSLHDALCVLSQTVNGSRVLLGGGWPEMVMAKEVDALAKKTPGKRSLAIEAFSRALLAIPTIIADNAGLDSAELISQLRAEHQKEGCTAGIDVISGSVGDMAERGICEAFKVKQAVLLSSTEAAEMILRVDEIITCAPRRREDRM from the exons ATGCAGGGAAGCACAAATTTAGAATCTATCCAGATTATAAAGAAACCTGGAGGCTCACCGAAGGATTCATTCTTAGATGAAGG ATTCATTCTTGACAAGAAAATCGGTATTGGACAACCCAAAAGGATCGAGAATGCAAAGATACTGGTGGCCAACACTGCCATGGATACAGATAAAGTGAAGATATACGGTGCACGTGTTCGTGTTGATTCTATGGCTAGAGTTGCTCAGATTGAAACAGctgagaaagagaaaatgagagaaaaggTGCAGAAGATAATAGGTCATGGTATCAACTGTTTTGTTAACAGGCAGTTGATTTACAATTTTCCAGAGGAGCTCTTTGCCGATGCGGGGATATTGGCTATTGAGCATGCTGATTTTGATGGTATTGATTGTCTGGCTCTGGTAACTGGCGGTGAAATTGCATCAACCTTTGACAATCCCGAGTCTGTTAAGCTTGGGCATTGTGACCTTATTGAGGAGATTATGATTGGTGAGgataaactaattcatttctctGGTGTTGCTATGGGGCATGCCTGTACAATATTTCTGAGAGGTGCTAG CCACCATGTTCTCGATGAGGCTGAGAGGTCTTTGCATGATGCCCTGTGTGTGCTATCACAGACTGTAAATGGCAGCAGAGTGTTGCTTGGAGGTGGGTGGCCCGAGATGGTGATGGCAAAGGAAGTGGATGCATTGGCTAAGAAAACTCCAGGAAAGAGGTCTCTTGCTATTGAGGCATTCTCCCGTGCACTTTTGGCTATCCCAACAATCATTGCTGATAATGCTGGTTTGGACAGTGCTGAGCTGATTTCTCAACTCCGTGCAGAGCATCAGAAGGAGGGCTGTACTGCAGGAATTGACGTTATTTCTGGTTCT GTTGGAGACATGGCTGAACGGGGTATATGCGAAGCATTCAAAGTCAAACAAGCTGTATTGCTATCTTCAACAGAGGCAGCTGAGATGATCCTCAGAGTTGACGAAATAATCACGTGTGCTCCAAGGAGAAGAGAAGATAGAATGTAA